The window CACAGGAAAAGGCAAGGTGCTGGTACAGATAGAAACCGCTAAAGGAGAATCAGTAGGCAAACCTGTCCACCTCGGATTTGAAACTACGGACAACGACACACAACTGGATGTTACCATAGAAGCAGGAGAAGAGATATTATTATGGTCTGAACACTCACCCAACCTATACCGCCTGAAAACGACCGTAACCTCTTCGGGCGAAAAAGACGAAAGATATACCCAATTCGGGTTCCGCGACTTTAAGAAAAACGGGACGCGCTTCCAGGTAAATGGCCAGCCCATCTTTTTGCGTGGGACGCTCGAATGTTGTATCTTCCCATTGACCGGCTATCCTGCGACCGGTAATAAATATTGGGAAAAGATATACCGTACCTGCAAAGAGTTTGGCCTGAACCATGTGCGTTTTCACTCCTGGTGTCCTCCGGAAGCTGCATTTCATGTAGCCGATAGCATGGGGATCTATCTACAGGTTGAATGTGCCGGCTGGACCACAGTAGGCAATGGCGGCTATTTAGATGAATGGTTTTATGCCGAAGGCGACAGGATACTGAAAGAGTACGGCAATCATCCGTCTTTTTGTTTGCTGGCATACGGAAATGAACCGGGAGGAGGCAATCAGGGAAAATATCTTTCAGACCTGGTTGATTATTGGAAAAAGAAAGACGACCGCAGACTCTACACCAGCGCCGCCGGATGGCCGTACATTCCAAACGCCGATTACTGGAACACCCCCGATCCGCGTATTCAGGCATGGGGAGGAGGGTTAAGATCCATCCTGAACGCACAACCTCCCCGTATGGATTTCGATTACAGGGACATAATAAAAAAAGAC of the Bacteroidales bacterium genome contains:
- a CDS encoding beta-galactosidase, with the protein product MKNSILYMMMVILLGCSASQKNIDLSGSWRFRLDPDNVGEIQQWYHTIFNDPITLPGSLQEQGYGYDIGIDTKWTGGIVDRAWYTAPEYEKYRQKGNIKVPFWLNPDKHYVGVAWYQKEIDIPSGWKDRTVQLELERTHWETTLYIDGMKQDRQDALSTPHRYFLDGLKPGKHVISIRVDNRVHPDVGVNAHSVSDHTQSNWNGLTGNLSLSAKPKVYIDDVQVYPDVAGKKVKAAIRLKGKTDTGKGKVLVQIETAKGESVGKPVHLGFETTDNDTQLDVTIEAGEEILLWSEHSPNLYRLKTTVTSSGEKDERYTQFGFRDFKKNGTRFQVNGQPIFLRGTLECCIFPLTGYPATGNKYWEKIYRTCKEFGLNHVRFHSWCPPEAAFHVADSMGIYLQVECAGWTTVGNGGYLDEWFYAEGDRILKEYGNHPSFCLLAYGNEPGGGNQGKYLSDLVDYWKKKDDRRLYTSAAGWPYIPNADYWNTPDPRIQAWGGGLRSILNAQPPRMDFDYRDIIKKD